From the Pseudomonas baltica genome, one window contains:
- a CDS encoding GntR family transcriptional regulator, translating into MGFGQVQQRRLSDDIVTRLESMIVEGTLKAGERLPAERALAEQMGVSRPSLREALQKLAAKGLLVSRQGGGNYVADSLGSTFSDPLLHLLENNPSVQRDLLEFRHTLEGSCAFYAAQRATSLDHQRLRDAFETLQHCYTSEGRPDRAQEALADANFHLAIAEASHNAVLLHTIRGLFDLLKRNVMTNIGGMYALRDETRDMLMAQHSELFNAIIEGRAEDARDISNRHIHYVQEVLAEGVQEAQRVARAQRRQGI; encoded by the coding sequence ATGGGGTTCGGACAGGTACAACAGCGGCGATTGTCGGATGACATCGTCACCAGGCTGGAGAGCATGATTGTCGAGGGCACCCTCAAGGCCGGCGAGCGCTTGCCCGCCGAGCGGGCATTGGCAGAGCAAATGGGCGTGTCGCGTCCATCGTTGCGTGAGGCTCTGCAAAAGCTGGCGGCCAAGGGCTTGCTGGTCAGCCGTCAGGGCGGTGGCAACTACGTGGCCGATTCACTGGGCTCGACTTTCAGCGATCCGCTGTTGCACTTGCTGGAGAACAACCCCAGCGTGCAGCGTGACCTGCTGGAGTTTCGCCACACCCTCGAAGGTTCCTGTGCCTTCTACGCCGCTCAGCGCGCCACCAGCCTCGATCATCAGCGCCTGCGCGATGCCTTCGAAACCTTGCAGCACTGCTATACCAGCGAGGGCAGGCCGGACCGTGCACAGGAAGCCCTGGCCGACGCCAACTTCCACCTGGCCATCGCCGAGGCCAGCCACAACGCCGTGCTGCTGCACACCATCCGGGGCCTGTTCGACCTGCTCAAGCGCAACGTAATGACCAATATCGGCGGCATGTACGCGCTGCGCGACGAAACCCGCGACATGCTGATGGCGCAGCACAGCGAGCTGTTCAACGCCATTATCGAAGGCCGTGCAGAAGACGCGCGGGATATCTCCAATCGGCATATCCATTACGTCCAGGAAGTGCTGGCCGAAGGTGTGCAGGAGGCCCAGCGGGTGGCCCGGGCACAGCGGCGGCAGGGGATTTGA
- a CDS encoding DUF6434 domain-containing protein produces MQFDWHSAVITRDTPVTSGYRNTQNVRRFMVEQCGASFKFDREFMAWIVDGTPKTMGDVVDEWMRRRA; encoded by the coding sequence ATGCAGTTCGATTGGCACAGCGCCGTTATCACCCGCGATACCCCGGTGACTTCCGGCTACAGGAATACCCAGAATGTGCGACGGTTCATGGTCGAACAATGTGGGGCGTCGTTCAAGTTCGATCGGGAGTTCATGGCGTGGATAGTCGATGGCACGCCCAAGACCATGGGGGATGTGGTGGATGAATGGATGCGGCGGCGCGCCTAG
- a CDS encoding ABC transporter substrate-binding protein, which translates to MRKAWCILIGMLWASTALADTRPIRFLVSDAWSMPLMEIEDGIPDDGILFQIMTSLAAQIGAPAEFHVLPRLRLQAAMESGQVDIRCYTSQSWGPNLSGDYIWSLPLITQKDYLIGSAEHALPVDPGQLSVQKIGTVLGYSYPNLQPYFDSNKLIRDDGRNQVQVLMKLKAGRYEYAVSNQMALNWFNSSQPADQQLHPLRLLSAQGLGCYVRNDPDVPVQRILRTLLRMKMSGEIDRIIERYSGSASADQR; encoded by the coding sequence ATGCGCAAAGCTTGGTGCATTCTGATCGGGATGTTATGGGCTTCAACGGCGCTGGCGGACACTCGACCCATTCGTTTCCTGGTGTCGGACGCCTGGTCCATGCCGCTGATGGAGATCGAAGATGGCATACCTGACGACGGCATTCTGTTCCAGATCATGACCAGCCTCGCCGCCCAGATCGGCGCCCCGGCCGAATTCCATGTGCTGCCACGCCTGCGCCTGCAAGCGGCAATGGAAAGCGGCCAGGTGGACATTCGCTGCTACACCTCGCAGTCATGGGGCCCCAACCTCTCGGGGGACTATATCTGGAGCCTGCCGCTGATCACGCAAAAGGATTATCTGATCGGCAGCGCCGAACATGCCCTGCCTGTAGACCCAGGGCAACTGTCGGTGCAGAAGATCGGTACCGTGCTGGGCTACAGCTATCCGAATCTGCAACCCTACTTCGACAGCAACAAATTGATCCGCGACGACGGACGCAATCAGGTGCAGGTATTGATGAAACTCAAGGCCGGGCGTTATGAGTACGCTGTGAGCAATCAGATGGCGCTCAACTGGTTCAACAGCAGCCAGCCGGCGGATCAACAGCTGCACCCCCTCAGACTATTGAGCGCCCAGGGCCTGGGCTGCTACGTGCGCAACGACCCGGACGTTCCCGTGCAACGGATCCTGCGCACCTTGCTGCGGATGAAGATGTCCGGCGAGATCGACAGAATCATCGAACGCTACAGCGGCTCGGCCAGCGCCGATCAGCGCTGA
- the dnaX gene encoding DNA polymerase III subunit gamma/tau → MSYQVLARKWRPRSFREMIGQTHVLKALINALDNQRLHHAYLFTGTRGVGKTTIARIIAKCVNCEIGITSTPCGTCSVCREIDEGRFVDLIEIDAASRTKVEDTRELLDNVQYAPSRGRFKVYLIDEVHMLSSHSFNALLKTLEEPPPYVKFILATTDPQKLPATILSRCLQFSLKNMTPERVVEHLSHVLSVENVPFEDDALWLLGRAADGSMRDAMSLTDQAIAFGEGKVLAADVRAMLGTLDHGQVYGVLQALLEGDARGLLEAVRHLAEQGPDWNGVLAEILNVLHRVAVAQALPEAVDNGQGDRDRVLAVAQALPAEDVQFYYQMGLIGRRDLPLAPDPRSGFEMVLLRMLAFRPAGSSDAPPQTLKPVGISQATADSSRAVAALAATPSVPVAVPAPAQTTPLPVPTEEAPPVQAAPAQASSASAEAGTDTAPASQAAPAPTASSAAGGDDNRRQAPSLQGGAAHQIPVDDPDLPWNEPAAPLQAEPEAYDEPLLDTESEQPMLTPMPAPTPASVVPAAPERESLDSEDEGDRIDSAAHLQPVPDAFVPAGMDRDDEPPLDEDYYEADIDASNYTFLDDLASATPAPAPAEPEPLPASQPATGLALQWLELFPKLPISGLTASIAANCSLMALEGDDWLLHLDPAQSALFNATQQRRLNDALNQHHGRTITLKIELVRPEQETPAQASSRRRTERQHEAEASIQSDPFIQQMMQQFGATVRNDTIEPVDVPVSQNV, encoded by the coding sequence ATGAGTTATCAGGTTCTTGCACGTAAATGGCGTCCGCGCTCGTTCCGCGAAATGATCGGCCAGACCCATGTGCTCAAGGCTTTGATCAACGCGTTGGACAATCAGCGCCTGCATCATGCCTACCTCTTCACGGGGACCAGGGGTGTAGGCAAGACTACCATCGCGCGGATTATTGCCAAGTGCGTAAATTGCGAAATTGGCATCACTTCGACACCATGCGGTACGTGCTCGGTATGCCGCGAGATCGATGAGGGTCGTTTCGTCGATCTGATCGAGATCGACGCCGCCAGCCGCACCAAGGTCGAGGACACCCGCGAACTGCTCGACAACGTGCAGTACGCCCCCAGCCGCGGGCGCTTCAAGGTCTACCTGATCGACGAAGTGCACATGCTGTCGAGCCACTCGTTCAATGCCTTGCTGAAGACGCTCGAAGAGCCGCCGCCCTACGTCAAGTTCATCCTTGCCACCACCGATCCGCAAAAGCTGCCCGCCACCATCCTGTCGCGTTGCTTGCAGTTTTCCCTGAAAAACATGACCCCTGAGCGGGTGGTCGAGCACCTCAGCCACGTGTTGAGCGTCGAGAACGTGCCGTTCGAGGACGACGCCCTGTGGTTGCTGGGCCGCGCCGCCGACGGTTCGATGCGCGATGCCATGAGCCTCACCGACCAGGCCATCGCCTTTGGTGAGGGCAAGGTGCTGGCGGCGGATGTGCGGGCCATGCTCGGTACTTTGGATCACGGACAGGTCTACGGTGTGCTGCAGGCGTTGCTCGAAGGCGACGCGCGCGGGCTGCTGGAGGCGGTGCGTCATCTGGCCGAGCAGGGGCCGGACTGGAATGGCGTGCTGGCGGAAATCCTCAACGTGCTGCATCGCGTCGCAGTGGCGCAGGCCCTGCCTGAAGCCGTGGACAACGGCCAGGGCGACCGCGACCGGGTATTGGCTGTGGCGCAAGCGCTGCCGGCCGAGGATGTGCAGTTCTATTACCAGATGGGTTTGATCGGCCGTCGGGATTTGCCCCTGGCCCCGGACCCGCGCAGCGGTTTCGAGATGGTCCTGCTGCGCATGCTGGCGTTCCGGCCGGCGGGCAGCAGTGATGCACCGCCGCAAACGCTAAAGCCAGTGGGGATCAGCCAGGCCACAGCTGATTCCTCCAGGGCAGTGGCGGCACTGGCAGCAACCCCGAGTGTGCCGGTAGCCGTTCCAGCCCCAGCACAAACAACGCCTTTGCCTGTCCCTACCGAGGAGGCGCCCCCGGTGCAAGCCGCCCCTGCGCAGGCGAGTTCTGCCAGCGCAGAAGCTGGCACGGATACAGCGCCCGCTTCGCAGGCAGCGCCAGCTCCCACCGCTTCCTCGGCCGCTGGTGGGGATGACAATCGGCGGCAGGCCCCCTCGCTACAGGGGGGAGCAGCGCACCAAATTCCAGTCGACGATCCGGATCTGCCTTGGAACGAGCCCGCTGCGCCACTGCAGGCCGAACCCGAGGCTTATGACGAGCCGCTGCTGGACACCGAATCCGAGCAGCCGATGCTCACTCCCATGCCAGCACCGACACCGGCCAGCGTGGTGCCGGCCGCGCCTGAGCGCGAGTCTCTGGACAGCGAAGATGAAGGCGACCGCATCGACAGCGCCGCGCACCTGCAACCGGTGCCCGATGCCTTCGTGCCCGCCGGTATGGACCGCGACGACGAGCCGCCGCTGGACGAGGACTATTACGAAGCCGATATCGACGCTTCGAACTATACGTTCCTCGACGATCTGGCCAGCGCCACGCCCGCGCCTGCACCGGCCGAACCCGAGCCGCTGCCGGCCTCGCAGCCGGCTACAGGCCTGGCCCTGCAATGGCTGGAGCTGTTCCCGAAATTGCCGATCTCAGGGCTCACGGCCAGCATCGCCGCCAACTGCAGCCTGATGGCGCTCGAGGGCGACGACTGGTTGCTGCACCTCGATCCGGCCCAGAGCGCGCTGTTCAACGCCACGCAACAGCGCCGGCTCAACGATGCCCTCAATCAGCACCATGGGCGTACGATCACGCTGAAGATCGAGCTGGTCCGCCCCGAGCAGGAGACCCCTGCTCAGGCGTCTTCTCGCCGGCGTACCGAGCGTCAGCATGAAGCCGAGGCGTCGATCCAGTCCGATCCGTTCATCCAGCAGATGATGCAGCAGTTCGGCGCGACCGTGCGAAACGATACTATTGAACCTGTCGACGTTCCGGTGAGCCAGAACGTATAA
- a CDS encoding YbaB/EbfC family nucleoid-associated protein: protein MMKGGMAGLMKQAQQMQEKMAKAQEELANAEVTGQAGAGLVSVVMTGRHDVKRISLDDSLMQEDKEVLEDLIAAAVNDAVRKIEANSQDKMSGMTAGMQLPPGFKMPF, encoded by the coding sequence ATGATGAAAGGTGGCATGGCCGGCCTGATGAAGCAGGCTCAGCAGATGCAGGAAAAAATGGCCAAGGCGCAGGAAGAACTGGCCAATGCCGAAGTCACCGGTCAGGCCGGTGCCGGCCTGGTCAGCGTGGTGATGACCGGTCGTCACGACGTCAAGCGCATCAGCCTCGATGACAGCCTGATGCAGGAAGACAAGGAAGTGCTCGAAGACCTGATCGCCGCCGCGGTCAACGATGCCGTGCGCAAGATCGAAGCCAACAGCCAGGACAAGATGTCCGGCATGACCGCTGGCATGCAATTGCCGCCGGGCTTCAAGATGCCGTTCTGA
- a CDS encoding NADP-dependent oxidoreductase translates to MSTELTLNQRFVLASRPKGAPTPENFRLERVALPELQDGEVQLRTLFMSLDPYMRGRMSDAPSYAAPVAINEVMTAGAVSQVTASRNPKFQEGDLVLGATGWQTHSISDGSGIIPLPAGIPSPSMALGVLGMPGMTAYMGLMHIGQPKEGETLVVAAASGAVGSVVGQVAKLKGLKVVGVAGGPDKCRYVVDELGFDACIDHKSETFAEDLATACGQGIDIYFENVGGHVFEAVMPLLNARARIPVCGLIAQYNESALPEGPDRFTVLPRLLLTKRVRMQGFIVFDDFGDRHAEFYSAMVPWVRDGKIRFREHVVDGLENAPEAFIGLLQGHNFGKLVVKVADA, encoded by the coding sequence ATGTCCACCGAACTGACCCTCAACCAGCGTTTCGTCCTCGCCTCGCGGCCCAAGGGCGCGCCGACGCCCGAGAACTTTCGCCTGGAGCGCGTGGCCTTGCCCGAGCTGCAAGATGGCGAGGTGCAACTGCGCACGCTGTTCATGTCGCTGGACCCTTACATGCGTGGCCGCATGAGCGACGCACCGTCCTACGCCGCGCCAGTGGCGATCAACGAAGTGATGACGGCCGGCGCCGTGAGCCAGGTGACGGCGTCACGCAATCCGAAATTCCAGGAAGGCGACCTGGTGCTGGGCGCCACCGGCTGGCAGACCCACAGCATCAGTGACGGCAGTGGCATCATCCCCCTGCCAGCGGGTATTCCTTCACCGTCCATGGCCCTCGGCGTGCTGGGCATGCCCGGCATGACCGCCTACATGGGCCTCATGCACATCGGCCAGCCCAAGGAAGGCGAGACGCTCGTGGTCGCGGCGGCGTCCGGGGCGGTGGGCTCGGTGGTCGGTCAGGTGGCCAAGCTCAAGGGCCTGAAAGTGGTCGGGGTGGCCGGTGGACCTGACAAGTGCCGCTATGTGGTGGACGAATTAGGTTTCGACGCCTGTATCGACCACAAGAGCGAGACCTTCGCCGAGGACCTGGCCACGGCCTGTGGCCAAGGCATCGACATCTATTTCGAAAACGTCGGTGGCCATGTATTCGAAGCGGTGATGCCGCTGCTCAATGCCCGTGCGCGCATACCCGTGTGCGGATTGATCGCCCAGTACAACGAGTCTGCGCTGCCCGAGGGGCCGGATCGCTTCACGGTGCTGCCGCGGCTGTTGCTGACCAAGCGCGTTCGTATGCAAGGCTTCATCGTGTTCGATGACTTCGGCGATCGCCATGCCGAGTTCTATTCGGCCATGGTGCCGTGGGTTCGGGACGGCAAGATTCGCTTTCGCGAACACGTAGTCGATGGTCTGGAAAATGCGCCAGAGGCCTTTATCGGTCTGCTGCAAGGCCATAACTTCGGCAAGCTGGTGGTCAAGGTCGCCGACGCCTGA
- the recR gene encoding recombination mediator RecR, with protein MSFSPLIRQLIDALRILPGVGQKTAQRMALQLLERDRSGGTRLAQSLAQAMDGVGHCQKCRTLTEETLCPQCADTRRDDTLLCVVEGPMDVYAVEQTGYRGRYFVLKGHLSPLDGLGPEAIGIPQLMARIEEQGSFTEVILATNPTVEGEATAHYIAQLLNGKGLVTSRIAHGVPLGGELELVDGGTLAHSFAGRKPIAL; from the coding sequence ATGAGTTTCAGCCCCCTGATTCGCCAACTGATCGACGCCCTGCGTATCTTGCCGGGCGTTGGGCAGAAAACCGCCCAGCGCATGGCGCTGCAGTTGCTCGAGCGCGATCGCAGCGGCGGCACGCGGTTGGCGCAGTCCTTGGCGCAGGCGATGGACGGTGTTGGGCATTGCCAGAAATGTCGGACCCTGACCGAAGAAACGCTCTGCCCGCAGTGCGCCGACACGCGTCGCGATGACACCTTGTTGTGTGTGGTCGAAGGGCCGATGGACGTTTACGCGGTGGAGCAGACCGGCTACCGCGGGCGCTATTTTGTCCTCAAGGGGCATTTGTCGCCGCTCGACGGGCTGGGCCCGGAGGCCATCGGTATCCCGCAATTGATGGCGCGTATCGAAGAGCAGGGCAGCTTTACCGAGGTGATCCTGGCCACCAATCCGACAGTGGAAGGCGAGGCCACCGCCCATTACATCGCGCAATTGCTCAACGGCAAGGGCCTGGTGACCTCACGCATTGCCCACGGCGTACCGCTGGGCGGCGAATTGGAGTTGGTCGATGGCGGCACGCTTGCGCATTCGTTTGCCGGGCGCAAGCCGATCGCGCTGTAA
- the fnr gene encoding fumarate/nitrate reduction transcriptional regulator Fnr, with translation MSDPASFIVRNASPASAVRATPRGHNQTHCKDCSLAPLCLPLSLDLADMDALDDIVRRGRPLKKGEYLFRQGDTFDAVYAVRSGALKTFSVSDSGAEQITGFHLPSELVGLSGMDTERHPVSAQAQETTSVCEIPFERLDELAMQLPQLRRQLMRVMSREIRDDQQMMLLLSKKTADERIATFLVNLSARFRARGYSANQFRLSMSRNEMGNYLGLAVETVSRVFTRFQQNGLLDAQGKEVHILDPIQLCALAGGTLDS, from the coding sequence ATGTCAGATCCAGCGTCCTTCATCGTGCGCAACGCATCGCCGGCCTCGGCGGTACGGGCCACGCCGCGAGGCCACAATCAGACACACTGCAAGGATTGCAGCCTGGCTCCCCTGTGCTTGCCATTGTCGCTCGACCTGGCCGACATGGACGCCCTGGACGATATCGTCCGCCGCGGCCGCCCGCTTAAAAAAGGCGAGTACCTGTTTCGCCAGGGCGATACCTTCGATGCAGTCTACGCCGTGCGTTCCGGGGCCTTGAAGACCTTCAGTGTCAGCGACAGCGGCGCCGAACAGATCACCGGCTTTCATCTGCCCAGCGAGCTGGTCGGCCTGTCGGGCATGGACACCGAACGCCATCCGGTATCGGCCCAGGCCCAGGAAACCACCTCGGTCTGCGAGATCCCGTTCGAGCGGCTCGATGAACTGGCCATGCAACTGCCGCAGTTGCGCCGGCAACTGATGCGCGTCATGAGCCGGGAAATCCGCGACGACCAACAAATGATGCTGTTGCTGTCGAAAAAGACCGCCGACGAGCGCATCGCTACCTTTCTGGTCAACCTCTCGGCGCGGTTTCGCGCGCGGGGGTATTCGGCCAATCAGTTTCGCTTGAGCATGTCGCGCAACGAGATGGGCAACTACCTGGGGTTGGCGGTGGAGACGGTGTCGCGGGTATTCACGCGATTCCAGCAGAACGGCCTGCTGGACGCCCAGGGCAAGGAAGTGCACATCCTCGACCCGATCCAGCTGTGCGCCCTGGCAGGCGGCACACTGGATTCGTGA
- the hemN gene encoding oxygen-independent coproporphyrinogen III oxidase produces MHDAPCWDDELIKRYDLSGPRYTSYPTAVQFHSQVGSFDLMQALRGSRKALRPLSLYVHLPFCANICYYCACNKVITKDRGRAQPYLTRLEREIQQLGCHADPLQVVEQLHLGGGTPTFLSHAELRQLMTSLRENFSLKDDDSGDYSIEIDPREADWSTMGLLRELGFNRISLGVQDLDPAVQRAVNRLQSLGETRTLVEAARTLQFRSVNIDLIYGLPQQTVASFADTVAQVIDLQPDRLSVFNYAHLPERFLPQRRIERQDLPAPGQKLEMLQRTIEQLSAAGYRHIGMDHFALPDDDLACAQEEGRLHRNFQGYTTHGHCDLIGLGVSAISHVGDLYCQNTSDINEYQQRLASGQLATLRGVLCDADDRLRAAIIGQVICHFELDFALIEKTYAIDFRDYFAAQWPALLALAADGLIGLKPHGFTVLPAGRLLVRAVCAVFDRYTAVYGQQRFSQVI; encoded by the coding sequence ATGCACGATGCCCCCTGCTGGGATGACGAGCTGATCAAGCGCTATGACCTGTCCGGCCCGCGCTACACCTCCTACCCTACCGCCGTGCAATTCCACAGCCAGGTGGGCAGCTTCGACCTCATGCAGGCCCTGCGCGGCAGCCGCAAGGCGTTGCGCCCGCTGTCGCTGTACGTGCACCTGCCGTTTTGCGCCAACATTTGCTACTACTGCGCGTGCAACAAGGTCATCACCAAAGACCGCGGTCGGGCCCAGCCTTATCTGACACGCCTGGAACGGGAAATCCAGCAACTGGGCTGCCATGCCGACCCCCTGCAGGTGGTCGAGCAGTTGCACTTGGGCGGGGGCACGCCGACCTTCCTCAGCCACGCCGAACTGCGCCAGTTGATGACCAGCCTGCGGGAGAACTTCTCGCTCAAGGATGATGACTCCGGCGACTACAGTATCGAGATCGACCCGCGCGAAGCCGACTGGTCGACCATGGGGCTGCTGCGTGAACTGGGCTTCAACCGCATCAGCCTCGGCGTGCAGGACCTCGACCCGGCCGTGCAGCGGGCGGTCAATCGCCTGCAGAGCCTGGGTGAAACCCGCACGCTGGTGGAGGCCGCGCGCACCCTGCAATTTCGCTCGGTGAACATCGACCTGATCTACGGCCTGCCGCAGCAGACCGTCGCCAGCTTTGCCGACACCGTGGCGCAAGTCATCGACCTGCAACCGGATCGCCTGTCGGTGTTCAATTACGCGCACCTGCCCGAGCGTTTTCTGCCCCAGCGCCGTATCGAGCGCCAGGACCTGCCGGCACCGGGGCAAAAACTGGAAATGCTGCAGCGCACCATCGAGCAATTATCCGCCGCCGGCTACCGTCATATCGGCATGGACCATTTTGCCCTGCCCGATGACGACCTGGCCTGCGCCCAGGAAGAAGGCCGCCTGCACCGCAATTTCCAGGGCTACACCACCCATGGTCATTGCGACCTGATCGGCCTCGGGGTCTCGGCCATCAGTCACGTGGGCGATCTGTATTGCCAGAACACCAGCGACATCAATGAGTATCAGCAACGCCTTGCCAGCGGCCAGCTCGCTACCTTGCGCGGTGTGCTGTGCGATGCCGACGATCGGTTGCGTGCTGCGATCATCGGTCAGGTCATCTGCCATTTCGAGTTGGACTTCGCGCTAATCGAGAAAACATACGCCATCGATTTTCGCGACTATTTCGCTGCGCAGTGGCCAGCCCTGCTGGCACTGGCGGCCGACGGCCTGATCGGCCTGAAGCCCCATGGTTTCACGGTCCTGCCTGCAGGGCGGCTGCTGGTAAGGGCTGTCTGCGCGGTGTTCGATCGCTATACGGCGGTTTACGGTCAACAGCGTTTTTCACAGGTCATCTGA
- a CDS encoding alpha/beta family hydrolase: protein MNAERDPWAQRVSDNGWLWNSAQSQSAEGEPLCLILAHGAGAPMDSAFMNTMAEHLAQRGIDVLRFEFPYMAQRRIDGGRRPPNPQARLLEKWREVYALVRTQVAGRLAIGGKSMGGRMASLLADELGADALVCLGYPFYAAGKPEKPRVAHLADLQTRTLIIQGERDTLGNQPTVAGYEVSEQIELYWLPAADHDLKPLKASGFTHQQHLESAADRVAAFLY from the coding sequence ATGAATGCTGAACGGGACCCATGGGCGCAACGCGTCAGCGACAACGGCTGGCTGTGGAATTCGGCTCAGAGCCAATCGGCGGAGGGCGAGCCGCTGTGCCTGATCCTCGCCCATGGTGCGGGCGCGCCGATGGACAGCGCGTTCATGAACACCATGGCCGAGCACTTGGCGCAACGCGGTATCGACGTCCTGCGCTTCGAATTCCCCTACATGGCGCAGCGCCGTATCGACGGCGGCAGACGCCCACCTAACCCGCAAGCGCGCTTGCTGGAGAAATGGCGAGAGGTCTATGCGCTGGTGCGCACCCAAGTGGCGGGGCGGCTGGCGATTGGCGGCAAGTCCATGGGCGGGCGCATGGCCAGCTTGCTGGCGGACGAGTTGGGGGCGGATGCCCTGGTATGCCTCGGCTATCCATTCTATGCCGCGGGCAAGCCGGAGAAGCCGCGGGTCGCGCACCTGGCCGACCTGCAGACCCGCACCCTGATCATCCAGGGTGAACGCGATACCCTGGGCAACCAGCCGACGGTGGCGGGCTATGAGGTGTCAGAGCAGATCGAGCTGTACTGGCTGCCGGCGGCCGACCACGATCTCAAACCGCTGAAGGCGTCCGGGTTCACCCATCAGCAACACCTGGAAAGCGCCGCCGACCGCGTGGCGGCGTTTCTCTATTGA
- a CDS encoding PAS domain-containing methyl-accepting chemotaxis protein has product MRNNQPITQRERTFPAQQRLISTTDAKGVITYCNDAFIEISGFTSEELIRAPHNTVRHPDVPSAVFEHMWQTLKQGLPWMGIVKNRCKNGDFYWVNAYVTPIFDGSQVVGYESVRIKPTAEQVRRAQALYERLNRGKAAVPQRDHWLPVIENWLPFILISQIGFLIGLWLNSGWGFALAAGLSIPLGLLGLSWQQRGLKRLLRLAEQTTSDPLIAQMYTDSRGAQARLEMSILSQEARLKTCLTRLQDTAEHLSDQARQSDVLAHNSSTGLERQRVETEQVAAAVNQMAATTAEVASHVHRTAEATQQANTLTGKGRAIAGETRDAIQRLSVVVGETGQTVLQLAKDSNEIGGVVDVIKGIADQTNLLALNAAIEAARAGEMGRGFAVVADEVRQLAQRTSESTGQIHALIAKLQGTASNAVNTMEAGNRQAEEGVARVMEADQALVGISEAMANITDMTAQIAAATEQQSAVAEEVSRNIGTIADLADVTAEQAQSSANLSTELTRTAQSQYSLVERFNR; this is encoded by the coding sequence ATGCGAAACAACCAGCCCATCACTCAGCGCGAACGGACTTTCCCGGCCCAGCAGCGGCTGATCTCCACCACGGATGCCAAGGGCGTCATTACCTACTGCAACGATGCATTTATCGAGATCAGTGGTTTTACCAGCGAAGAGCTGATCCGTGCGCCTCATAACACCGTGCGCCATCCCGATGTGCCATCAGCGGTGTTCGAACACATGTGGCAGACGCTCAAGCAGGGTCTGCCATGGATGGGGATCGTCAAGAACCGCTGCAAGAATGGCGACTTCTATTGGGTCAACGCCTACGTGACGCCGATTTTCGATGGCAGCCAGGTGGTGGGCTACGAGTCGGTACGGATCAAGCCCACCGCCGAGCAGGTCCGTCGTGCACAAGCACTGTATGAACGCCTGAACCGCGGCAAGGCAGCAGTGCCGCAGCGCGATCACTGGCTGCCGGTGATCGAGAACTGGCTGCCGTTCATTCTGATCAGCCAGATCGGCTTTTTGATCGGCCTGTGGCTCAACTCTGGCTGGGGCTTCGCCCTGGCTGCCGGGTTGTCGATTCCCCTGGGGCTGCTGGGCCTGAGCTGGCAGCAGCGGGGCCTCAAACGCCTGCTGCGCCTGGCCGAGCAGACCACCTCCGATCCGTTGATCGCGCAGATGTATACCGACAGCCGGGGAGCCCAGGCGCGCCTGGAGATGTCCATCCTCAGTCAGGAAGCCCGCCTGAAAACCTGCCTGACCCGCTTGCAGGACACCGCCGAGCACCTGAGCGATCAGGCGCGGCAATCCGATGTACTGGCGCACAACAGCTCCACCGGCCTGGAACGCCAGCGTGTCGAAACCGAGCAAGTGGCCGCCGCCGTCAACCAGATGGCCGCGACCACTGCGGAGGTCGCCAGCCATGTGCACCGCACCGCCGAGGCCACTCAGCAAGCCAACACCCTGACCGGCAAAGGCCGGGCGATTGCCGGTGAGACCCGCGACGCCATCCAGCGCCTGTCGGTGGTGGTGGGCGAAACCGGCCAGACCGTGCTGCAACTGGCCAAGGACAGCAACGAGATCGGCGGCGTGGTGGATGTCATCAAAGGCATCGCCGACCAGACCAACCTGCTGGCCCTGAACGCTGCCATCGAGGCCGCCCGCGCCGGTGAAATGGGCCGCGGTTTTGCCGTGGTCGCCGACGAGGTGCGCCAGTTGGCGCAGCGTACCAGCGAGTCAACCGGGCAGATCCACGCCCTGATCGCCAAGCTGCAAGGCACCGCCAGCAACGCGGTGAACACCATGGAAGCGGGTAACCGTCAGGCCGAAGAAGGCGTGGCGCGGGTCATGGAGGCCGATCAAGCGCTGGTGGGCATCAGCGAGGCCATGGCCAATATCACCGACATGACCGCGCAGATCGCTGCCGCTACCGAGCAGCAAAGCGCGGTAGCCGAAGAAGTCAGCCGCAACATCGGTACCATCGCCGACCTCGCCGACGTGACCGCCGAACAGGCGCAAAGCTCGGCCAACCTGAGCACCGAGCTGACCCGCACGGCGCAAAGCCAGTATTCGCTGGTGGAGCGGTTCAATCGCTGA